DNA sequence from the Methanolobus sp. ZRKC5 genome:
TGTTTTGTTTCGGAAATTTGTTCCTGAACTGGTTTTTCAGGAGCTAAGCGAAAAGAGCGGATGATTTTGATATCTGCATCATTTTTTCTTGCGATTTTCTTTGAAAATTCCTGAACCCTATCGTCTGCAAGGCGACATCGTTTGCAGGGTTTCTGGAATTTATGATTCCTAAGTGATCTTGCGGATCGGCTTGATTTTGAATTGCGTACAGTGATAATTTCTCCACAATCCATTTCGATTCTGATGTATTTCTGGGATGTTTCACACGCTTTTATCCCGTGGAGGTTTCCGTTACGTGAAACCCATAATCCGTTTTTACTAATAAGTGCATCAAGTGGCTTTTTTTCCATGCTAACAGCTCCTGGATCTTAACCTTTTTCCGTACCAATTCCTAGAATCCTAGGTACGTAAGTATCCAATCGTGGTTTTTGTTGTTCAATCTCATATCTTCGCTTCCTTTGGTTTTGGTATATTGATAGATTCTTATGTCGCTGACTTGTATCGACTAAAGAAACACGTTAATGTTGGTCATCGACATATATATATATTGTCCATAATCAGCAGTACTTATAGTTTTTGTATATGATGGTATATACCCATCATATATACTTATCTCATAACCAGGAATATTTTTGGGAAGTACAGGGATACTGACCCATATCCCCGCCTATGGATTAGACCCTTATATTAAGGGATACTTTGTTCTAGAACAGAATAATATATAGCATAATTTGGTGTTATTATTTGTATGGAATGTGAATTGTCATAGGGTATGATAATTTGTAATATCTAAATGAATCCTCATAAAAGTTCCCAGATGAATTCAAATATTGCTCATTTTGTAGAAGAATTTTCTACTTGATATTTATAAAGTGCTATTTCGATTGCAGTTCGCAGGTCGTCTTCTTCAAAAGGCTTTAGTATGTATCCATAAGGCTCTGTCTGTTTAGCTCTTTTAAGTGTCTCATCATCTGAGTGGGCCGTGAGATATATCACTGGTATATTAAACTTCTCCTTGATTATTTGTGCCGCCTGGATTCCATCCATATCTCCTTTTAGTCTGATATCCATGATCACAAGATTTGGAAGGAAACCTTCAACTTTATTAATGGCTTCTTTTCCGGATGATGCAACGCTAGATACCTGATAACCAAGCTTTTTGAGTCTTTTCTTCAGCTCCAAAGCAACGACATTTTCATCTTCAACAACTAGTATCTTTGGATTATCCATTTTCACACCTTCATTTTCTCTCTTTAAAATTTATGGAAAATTCGGTTCCATCAATTGTATTTAGTTCAATAGTACCATCAATCTGGTCAACGAGTGTGACCACAAGCTGCAAACCTAAAGATTCAGTATTTCTGTAATCTATCTCAGAAGAAAGTCCGATTCCATTGTCTTTTATTTTTATCAGGAAGTTCCCTCTCAGGACACTGAGTTCCACATTTATCTCCCCTTCTTTTCTTTCAGGGAAAGCGTGTTTTAGTGAGTTTGAAACAAGTTCATTGATTATCATACCCAGTGGAACAGCTGTATCAACATTCAGATAAACATTCTCAATATTCGAACTCAGTTTAATGTTTTTGTTTCCAGTCCCGTAAGATTTGGATAAATAATCCATCAATTTTTCCGTGTAATCAGAAAAATCAATACTTGTTATATCCTTGGATTGGTACAACTCTTCATGTATCAGAGCCATTGAACGCACACGATTACGACTGTCCATGAATGCCTCTATTACATCCGGATCCTCGAAATTGTCAGATGCAAGATAGAGAAGACTTGAGATCACCTGCAAATTGTTTTTAACACGGTGGTGTATTTCTTTTTTACGTATGTTCTCTCCCTGTAAAAGTGCCTCTTCCACTTTTTTACGTTCAGTTATATCAAGAATGATACCCTGTAGTGTGATTCTGCCGGAATGATCACGCCTTGAGAAAGTCCTTTCATCTACCCATCTTATGTCGCCTGATTTTGTGATTATTCTATACTCATAGTTCAGTTCTGCATCCTTTTTCATATAATAATTGGAAATATGCAAATGCGTTCTTTCACTGTCATCCGGGTGTATGATATCGGCATATTTGATACGGTTTGATGTAAAATCTTCTACAGTATAACCAAGTTTTGCGATGTTCTCAGAAACGAATTCTACTGGCCAGTCAGGTTCTGTTTTCCATTTGAAGACCATAACAGGACTGGTATTGATTATGTGCTCCATTTCTTCTTTAAGCTCATTAGAATGTTTTAGCTTTTTAGCGTAGTTCTTGAGTTCTCTTTCCGTCTGTTTTCTTTTGCTGATATCTCTTGCAATGGTAATGACTGCTGTATCCCCGTCAAACATGATTATTCGGCTGCTTAATTCTACTGGAAAAACAGTACCATCTTTTCTCATGTGGATTGTTTCTAATAGGTTGCTTTTGATCTTACATAACTCTTTGATAAGTCTAAGGAAATCCATTCCACGGTTGGAAGCATCAATATCCATGTGCTTCAGGGAAAGGAATTCATCGCGGGTATATCCCATTCTTGAACATGCGATCTCATTTACTTCCAGGATATTTCCTTGCATATCAGTAAGATATATTGCATCATTTTGACTTTCAAACAAAGTCCTGAACTTCCTTTCAGAATCCCTGAGAGCCTTTTCCGCTCTTCTTTGCTCGTGAATAGCCAGATTTAACGAGTTTCTTGTCTTTTCTATTCCACCCGTTAAAACCTTGAAATCATTTTCACCATTGACCTTGACACTGCGGGAGAAATCATTGTTCTGTATAGCAGTAAGTACATTGCTGGAATCTGCAATAATATTGTTCAGGGAACCTGCAAAATTATCCAATGTATCTCCAAGGTGCTTGAATTCCCCTTTAAGTTCCAGCTCGGTACGTGTTCCCAGCTCTCCGTTTGCAAGAGCATTTGTAACTCTGATAGATTCACGGATTGGTGCTATTACAGCATTCAATATCATATTGAGTCCGATTGGAATTTCCTTGAAGTCTCTCTCTACATTGGTTTGTGCTTTTGTATCCAGGTTTCCGTCAACTACATCCTGAGCGATGGTCCTGAAGTTATTGACTATTTCATTTATAGGTGAAGTTATTGATGTTGCTATCAGATAAGCGACTAAACCCATAAAACAGATCGATATCACAGATATGATGATAAGTGTGTTCCTGAGCTTAGTGACCCCGGCAAACATTTCTTCCTTTGGGACTACAAGCACAAAAGAGTAGTTACCTGTTTTTACAGGTTCGTAGAACATTATGACTTCTTTGCCTGTGGCAGGATCGATGGTTTCAACACTTCCACCCTTTCCAATTTTGATATCATCTGCTGCCATTGATATTTCAGGTATGCCAAAATCGTAAAGAGTTCGTGTTCCCATTCTCTCTTTGTATTCAGGATGGGATACAAGGATACCGGTATTTCCTGTCACGAATGCATATCCGGTGTCAAAAGCTTTTATACCACTTACCACGTCATCGATGTAACTAAGGGATACATCAACACCGGCAATGCCTATGAATTCATTATCTTTAAAGATAGGTGCATCAAAGCTTACCATGAAAATACCCTGATAAAAATAAGGTTCAGTAACAACATCGTCATGTGTTGTTTTTGGAATTTGATAGTAATCCTGTGTATCATAATTTACCAGGGGTTCCACTCCTATTTGCCCCTGAATAGTGTTCCAGTAAGGTACGAATCTCCCGGTGGAATCGTGAAATGGAGCATTCACATATTCATTGTCCTTTCCATCAAAAGCATTAGGTTCGTATCCGACATAAACTCCCGTAAGAGAAGGGTATGCTTCAAGAACATTTTTTAGAATATTGTTCACTTCTTGCCTATTGGCAGTTGTGTACATTTCCATTGATCTGGCAAGGGTTTCCGCAATAGCCATATTCGCCTTCATGTCCCCGTCGAACTGGTTGGCATAATCCCTTGCCATTTCTACGGATTGAAGATATGCAAGTTCTCTTTGTTGTATGGTCACGTTTGTAATACTGACGGCAGTTGAAACAACAAGTACCAAAAAAACACTAATCACTATGTAAATAATCAACTTGGTTTTTATTGACATCTCATTATTTTTCATTCATACACACCTTCTCATCAGTATCTATTTGATATTGCTGCAGAATCAATTTCATCATACTTTGTGAATCTCATTTGCCATTTTTTGGTAATATCCGAACAGTTCCTCTCCCCATTTTCGAGATTTTTGGGAAAAACTCATGATATCTCTATGGTCATACATTCCTTTGTCATTGAAAAAACTGGCAGAAAATAAATTATCCGTAACTACAATTGGTGGAGGACACACTTCTTTTTCGTATAAGAACAAGTTTATATTTTCGAGATGTTGCATTTTTTTCAGTTCTTCCTGGCTGTCTTCGCGCAATCTTTCAAGTACAGCCTCAGTTAGAATGATTGATATTTCAGTTCCCTTTTCTGCAAGTTTATTGTAAAGTGACGGATACAATGGATGATATATTGAAAAAATAAAATGTACATGTTTTGAATTCATAAGATGTTCAGTAAATTCCCTTGTAGGTTCAAACATATCGTTCAATTCTGGCTCGGCTATTATAGAATCCTCTATTTCTCCGATACTTTCCAGCAGATGTCCCGGGATGGCATTCATGTCTCTTTTAACCCAGTAATCTGTATCTTTCCCAAAGAGATTCAAAATACCTTCTATTGGTTTTATGTTTTCTACGATAAGTTTCCCAATGTTTGATAGTTCATAAAATCCTTCAGGGTTACGGACCAGTCCTTCTTCTTTTAACTCCTTTAGTGGAAGTATTAAAGAACGCCAATCCACGTTAAACTCCTTCTTCATTTCATCGGGACTCTTTGGTCCGCTTAGTAATAATAATAATACTTTTCTTCTTTTTTCAGAAAACCAAACGATTTCAGTTAGTGATGATTCCATTATCTGACCCCCCTACCCCAAAGAACATGTCTCTTATTCAACCTCTGTTATTTGACAGAGCTTTTGTGAATTTATCCTGTAATAGTCGAACAGTTCATTACACCACTTTAAGGAACTCTCGTCAAAACTGATTATATCCCTGTGGTCATATCTCTCCTCCTCATTGAAAAGGCAAATATAACAAAACCAATCAGTCACTGTTACCATTGGTATTTTCGGGTTCTCTTTGCAAAGGAAAACAGTTATATTTGTTATTTTCATCAATTCATTGAATTGTTCAAAGTACTCTTTTTTTATTTTTTCCAAAGCTTTCTCTGAAACAAAAAGTGATATATTTGCTCCTGATCGGGCTGCTTCCAAATAAAGAGAAAGGAATGTTGGATGAAGATATGAAACAAAAGTCACAATAGATTTTGATTTAGGAATGTTATCAACAAATTCCCTGGGGAGCTCAAACATGTGGTTGATATCGGGTTCTATGAGGAAATAATGCCCAAGGTCATTTATTTTACTGAAAAGATGTGGAGGTATTGCATCAAAATTCCTGCTAGCCCAGAAATCTTTATTCTCTTCAACAATCCTTGATGTACAAAGAAATGGCAGCATACTCTTCACAATTGTTTTTCCTATAGTGGTCAAACTGAATTGGTCTTGTTCCTGCTTTATAAGGTTGTTATTCTTCAGTGTTTTCATTTGGGGCATTATGGATCTGGTTGTTATATTAAGTGATTTTTTTATTTGTTCGATGTCCCTTTCCCCTTCATATAATAGTAGCAATACATTCTTTCTTTTTTCAGAAAACCAAACAGTATTTATCAGTGACGTTTTCATACCCATCATCTTCCCCGTTTCTGCTGCAATAGTCCTATTTTCAGGGACTTTTGATTGTGAGTTTCCTTAAATCCATTGGTCAAAATCCTTGTTTAGTATGACAAATACATTTTTGCGTTCCCCTAATCACGTTTTAATCTAACCTTATATTAATTTAATTTATAGGTAAATTCACATTGATGTTTACAATTCACAAGATATGTGACAATTCACAAGGACTATGATAATTATGCCTCCTTTTTAATAATCAGTCAGAAACTGAAATCTTCATACCTATTTTAAAGTAATAATCGAGGAGCTATATACTGTAAATATTGAAAAATCGGGATGAATTATGCTATATGCTGTCAGTTAATTCTGTTACATGCAGTCGTTATCAATTGGATAACTTCTCTTAAGGCAGTTGTTTCTAAGAATAGTTGTACTGGTAGATGCAACTCTGTAAAAACAACTTCAAAAATAATATGAAAAATACAAAAGGTGGATTTAATGGGAAATCAGGAAATGTTAGACAAACTTAGAGACGCAATTGTGAATCAAGACATAAATGGTTGTGCAGGGATTACACAGGAAGCTCTGGATGCAGGTATCGGTCCTGTTGAAGCGATAGAAGGCGGCCTTTCAGTAGGCATGAAGATTATAGGAGATAAATTTGAAGCAGCCGAGATCTACCTTCCACAGATCATGATGTCTGCAAAGGCAATGAACGCTGCAATGGAGATTCTTACTCCTTTACTTGCAGATGCAAAGGCTGGAGAAGGAGTGGGAACAGCCATCACTTTTGTACAGGAAGGAGATATTCATGATATCGGTCACCGCCTTGTAACAACAATGCTCGGTGCAAATGGTTTCAAGATAGTTGACCTTGGTGTGGACGTACCAAATGATGACATCATGGATGAGATCAAAAAGCTCGAGGGTAGCAAAGTACTCCTTGTAGGTTCTGCACTCATGACTACATCTATGCTGGGTCAGAAAGACACCGTTGAAGCTCTTGTAGAAGAAAATCTCAGGAATTCTGTAAAGATCATGTTCGGTGGTGCACCAGTTTCAGATGGCTGGATCGCAGAGATCGGTGCAGATGCAACAGCAGAGAATGCAGCAGATGCAGCTCGTGTAGCATTAGATATTATGAAATAAGGGGGATATAATATGACATTTTCAAGATCATTAGATTGTTATGAATTCTACGAGCGTGCAAAGAAAGGTACAAAGATGACCCAGGATGACTGGGACCTCATGACCATTCCTATGAAGTCAATGGAGCTCAAGCAGAAATATAACCTTGATTTCAAAGGAGAATTCATTCCAACAGACAAGGACATGATGGAAAACCTGTTCAAAGCAGGTTTTGAAATGCTTCTTGACTGTGGTATATACTGTACCGATACAAGTCGTGTAGTAAAATATACTGAGGATGAGATATGGGACGCTATCAACAACGTCCAGAAAGAATTTGTTCTCGGAACTGGCAGAGACGCAGTAAATGTCAGAAAAAGAAGTGTCGGTGACAAGAGAAAACCAATAATACAGGGTGGTCCAACAGGTTCCCCAATTTCTGAAGACGTTTTCATGCCTGTTCACATGAGTTACGCTCTTGAGAAAGAAGTCGACACTATTGTTGATGGTGTTATTATGTCTGTTCGTGGAAAGCCAACAATTCCAAAGAGCCCTTACGAGATCCTGGCTGCCAAGACAGAGACAAGACTTATCAAGGCTGCAACTGCAATGGCCGGAAGGCCAGGCATGGGCATATAGGGACCAGAGACTTCCCTGTCCGCTCAGGGAAATATCGCTTCAGACTGTGCCGGTGGCCAGACATGCAGCGACAGTCACGAAGTATCTCAGCTCAATGAGCTTAAGATCGACCTTGATGCTATCAGTGTAATTGCACATTATCAAGCTAACAGTGACATCATCATGGATGAACAGATGCCTATCTTTGGTGGATATGCCGGTGGCATAGAAGAAACCACAATTGTCGACATCGCAACCCACATCAATGCATTTGTAATGAGCAATGCAAGCTGGCATCTTGACGGTCCGGTCCACATCCGCTGGGGATCCACAAACACTCGTGAGACCCTCCAGATCGCAGGATGGGCATGTGCAACGATCTCAGAATTCACTGACATGCTCTCCGGTAACCAGTACTATCCATGTGCAGGTCCATGTACCGAGATGTGTCTGCTTGAAGCATCCGCACAGTCTATGACCGACACAGCATCTGGCCGTGAGATCCTCTCCGGTGTTGCATCTGCAAAGGGTGTTGTCCAGGACAAGACCACAGGTATGGAAGCAAGGATGATGGGAGAAGTCGCAAGAGCAACTGCAGGCATGGACATTGGAGAGGTCAACAAGATCCTTGACAACCTTGTAAAGCTCTACGAGAACGACTATGCAAATGCACCAGCTGGTAAGACATTCCAGGAATGTTACGATGTTGCTACCGTAACACCAACCGATGAATATGTGAAGGTCTACGACGGCGCACGCAAGAAGCTCGAAGAGCTTGGACTTGTATTCTAAGCTACTTGGAACAGTTTGCCAGCGAAAGCTATCGCTGGCATTTTTTTTATCTAAATAAGTAATGAATAATCATGTAGAATATACTAAAAAGGAGGTTTTCCAATGGACACTTATTGGACGATCATTAACGGAGTAATATACTTACTAGCCTTCGCATTGATTGCATGGGTATTGCTTGATGCGAGCAAAACATCCAAAAAATTAAAGAGGTGATGATTTGACCGACGAAGTAACAGAATCACCTGGACTTGTCAAGACTCTAAAACCTTATCACGTATGGGCTTTGGGAGTGGGGATAGTTCTTGTAGGTGAATTTATGGGGTGGAATTTCACTGTGGCAAAGGGAGGTATCCTGGGTTCATTGCTTGCAATGCTTGTTGCAGGAACAATGTACGTGATAATTGCTTTGTGTGCAAGTGAACTGGGATCCGCTACAAAATTGGCGGGAGGTCCTTATGATTGGGCACGTTTGTTTATCGGACCTGGTGCAGCAGCGAGTGTAGGTCTTGCTGTATACATGGAATATATAGCCCTGGAAGCTGCGGATGCTATTGTTGTTGCATTCATAGCGCAGGAGGTATTCCCCGAATTGCAAGTATTCCCTGTGACATTATTAGTAATAGCGACACTTACATTTATCAATTATAGAGGTGTGGTGGCTGCGCTCACGCTTAACTTCTTCATGACAGCTATAGCTTTCCTTGCTATTATAGCGTTCTTCTTCTCAGGAACATTCGGTGTATTTGAGCTTCATCCGGAATACCTTTTCCAGGGAGCTATGCCAAATGGCCTTATAGGTCTGTTTGCAGCTTTGCAGTTCGGTCCATGGTTCTTCCTGGGTATAGAAGGAGCAGCGATGTGTGCAGAAGAATGTAAACATCCTTCAAGAGCAGTACCTCTTGGACAACAGGCAGGAATGATCACACTACTTGTCGGAGCTGCGATGACACTCTTTATATGTGCAAGTCTGCTCCCTTCCAGTATACCTGCAGAAGGTCTTGGAGTTTCAGTCTATCCATTGTTTGAGGCTGCACAGTCAAGTGGTGTGTATGTACTGATAGCTCTGTTGGCGCTTGGAACTTTGCTTACTTGTGTTTCCAGTGCAAACGGATGTGTTTGTGATTCCTCAAGATCATGGTTTGCTCTTTCAAGGGATCAT
Encoded proteins:
- a CDS encoding PAS domain S-box protein produces the protein MKNNEMSIKTKLIIYIVISVFLVLVVSTAVSITNVTIQQRELAYLQSVEMARDYANQFDGDMKANMAIAETLARSMEMYTTANRQEVNNILKNVLEAYPSLTGVYVGYEPNAFDGKDNEYVNAPFHDSTGRFVPYWNTIQGQIGVEPLVNYDTQDYYQIPKTTHDDVVTEPYFYQGIFMVSFDAPIFKDNEFIGIAGVDVSLSYIDDVVSGIKAFDTGYAFVTGNTGILVSHPEYKERMGTRTLYDFGIPEISMAADDIKIGKGGSVETIDPATGKEVIMFYEPVKTGNYSFVLVVPKEEMFAGVTKLRNTLIIISVISICFMGLVAYLIATSITSPINEIVNNFRTIAQDVVDGNLDTKAQTNVERDFKEIPIGLNMILNAVIAPIRESIRVTNALANGELGTRTELELKGEFKHLGDTLDNFAGSLNNIIADSSNVLTAIQNNDFSRSVKVNGENDFKVLTGGIEKTRNSLNLAIHEQRRAEKALRDSERKFRTLFESQNDAIYLTDMQGNILEVNEIACSRMGYTRDEFLSLKHMDIDASNRGMDFLRLIKELCKIKSNLLETIHMRKDGTVFPVELSSRIIMFDGDTAVITIARDISKRKQTERELKNYAKKLKHSNELKEEMEHIINTSPVMVFKWKTEPDWPVEFVSENIAKLGYTVEDFTSNRIKYADIIHPDDSERTHLHISNYYMKKDAELNYEYRIITKSGDIRWVDERTFSRRDHSGRITLQGIILDITERKKVEEALLQGENIRKKEIHHRVKNNLQVISSLLYLASDNFEDPDVIEAFMDSRNRVRSMALIHEELYQSKDITSIDFSDYTEKLMDYLSKSYGTGNKNIKLSSNIENVYLNVDTAVPLGMIINELVSNSLKHAFPERKEGEINVELSVLRGNFLIKIKDNGIGLSSEIDYRNTESLGLQLVVTLVDQIDGTIELNTIDGTEFSINFKERK
- a CDS encoding amino acid permease, producing the protein MTDEVTESPGLVKTLKPYHVWALGVGIVLVGEFMGWNFTVAKGGILGSLLAMLVAGTMYVIIALCASELGSATKLAGGPYDWARLFIGPGAAASVGLAVYMEYIALEAADAIVVAFIAQEVFPELQVFPVTLLVIATLTFINYRGVVAALTLNFFMTAIAFLAIIAFFFSGTFGVFELHPEYLFQGAMPNGLIGLFAALQFGPWFFLGIEGAAMCAEECKHPSRAVPLGQQAGMITLLVGAAMTLFICASLLPSSIPAEGLGVSVYPLFEAAQSSGVYVLIALLALGTLLTCVSSANGCVCDSSRSWFALSRDHFVSNWFSSVHPKYQTPYKAVIFTMPIAIAFAFSGYLDQVITFSIVSGLLCYVLIPFALLRFRKMFPTHINKVRPFVSPLQPWISYFAMAIAIVIMSTLFWGYRYNLIFALAFYLIAYFYFHNRHKNFQKTLDWGEEMGWPNPSHHAEKE
- a CDS encoding methyltransferase cognate corrinoid protein, with protein sequence MGNQEMLDKLRDAIVNQDINGCAGITQEALDAGIGPVEAIEGGLSVGMKIIGDKFEAAEIYLPQIMMSAKAMNAAMEILTPLLADAKAGEGVGTAITFVQEGDIHDIGHRLVTTMLGANGFKIVDLGVDVPNDDIMDEIKKLEGSKVLLVGSALMTTSMLGQKDTVEALVEENLRNSVKIMFGGAPVSDGWIAEIGADATAENAADAARVALDIMK
- a CDS encoding winged helix-turn-helix domain-containing protein; this translates as MKTSLINTVWFSEKRKNVLLLLYEGERDIEQIKKSLNITTRSIMPQMKTLKNNNLIKQEQDQFSLTTIGKTIVKSMLPFLCTSRIVEENKDFWASRNFDAIPPHLFSKINDLGHYFLIEPDINHMFELPREFVDNIPKSKSIVTFVSYLHPTFLSLYLEAARSGANISLFVSEKALEKIKKEYFEQFNELMKITNITVFLCKENPKIPMVTVTDWFCYICLFNEEERYDHRDIISFDESSLKWCNELFDYYRINSQKLCQITEVE
- a CDS encoding response regulator codes for the protein MDNPKILVVEDENVVALELKKRLKKLGYQVSSVASSGKEAINKVEGFLPNLVIMDIRLKGDMDGIQAAQIIKEKFNIPVIYLTAHSDDETLKRAKQTEPYGYILKPFEEDDLRTAIEIALYKYQVENSSTK
- a CDS encoding winged helix-turn-helix domain-containing protein, whose protein sequence is MESSLTEIVWFSEKRRKVLLLLLSGPKSPDEMKKEFNVDWRSLILPLKELKEEGLVRNPEGFYELSNIGKLIVENIKPIEGILNLFGKDTDYWVKRDMNAIPGHLLESIGEIEDSIIAEPELNDMFEPTREFTEHLMNSKHVHFIFSIYHPLYPSLYNKLAEKGTEISIILTEAVLERLREDSQEELKKMQHLENINLFLYEKEVCPPPIVVTDNLFSASFFNDKGMYDHRDIMSFSQKSRKWGEELFGYYQKMANEIHKV